The Cuculus canorus isolate bCucCan1 chromosome 5, bCucCan1.pri, whole genome shotgun sequence DNA segment gggggctgcggggggtGTGGGGCGTGTGTGGCCCCTCTCTCCGCTGCGAGAGGCTCCACTCACCTGCCGGTAGCAGAGGCGGAACGGGCGCAGGTAGAGGGAGGAGGCGCAGGGCTGGAGCGCCAGCAACTCGATGGCCTCCATCCTGCCGGGCAGCGGCcgccagcaggaggaggaggaggaggaaggggagaggccCGCGCAGCCGCGGCCGGGCAGGGACGGGGCTGGGCCGGGAAGGACCCGGCTGGGCAGGGCTGAGCGGGGAAGGGCCGAGTGGGCACGGCAGAGCGGGCAGGGCCGAGGCGAGCCAGGGGAGAGCGGGCAGGGACGGCTTGGCAGAgcctgggctgagctgggcagAGCCGAGCTGGGCAGAGCCGAGCCGGGCAGGGCCAAGCGGGGCCTGGCAGGGCTGAGCCAGAAAGGACCCAGCTgggcagggctgagctgagTTGGGAAGGAGCCGTCTGGGCAGAGCCTCGTAGGACTGAGCCAAGCTGGGCAGGGCCGGGCggagctgagctgggaaggACCCAGCTGAGCAGACAGGGCTGAGCCAGGGCAGAGCGGGCAGGACCCGGCTGGGCCCAGCTGAGCcgggcagagctgagctgggatGGATCCAGCTGAGCTGGTAGGTCTGGGTGGGCAGAACCTGGCAGGGCCGAACCGTGCGGACAGAGCAGTGCCAAGTGGGCAGGGCTGAGCCGtgccaggcagagcagagcacagccaAGCGGGCTGGGCCGAGCCAGGCTGGAGCCGGGCAGGGCTGAGCCAGGCCTACCCAAGCGGGCAGGACCTGCTGCCCGTGGTGGCTCCCAGCTCAGCGCAACTGGCAGCTCCCTCCCTTGCAGGCCGGCCTGCGGAGCTATGGCAGGATGGGGTCTCCTGTCCTCTTCCCTCTGAGAGGAGCCAAGAGAAAATTTGTGGAGAAGGACACGGAGGACTGTGAAGACGGAGGACCTTCTCACCATATGAGAAGGTGGACGTGAGCTGGCtgtgtgcgcttgcagcccggaaggccaacagtatcctgggctgcattgaaagaagggtggccagcaggtcaagggaggtgattcagcCTCTCGACTCTGCTCTTATGAGAGCCCATGtggtccagctctggagccttcagcacaggaaagacatgaacGTGTcagagagagtccagaggagggtcacaaaaatgatcagtgggctggaacacctcccatatggaGAGAGGATGAGAaagttgagcttgttcagcttggagaagacatcaaggagaccttattgtggcttttaagtatttaaagggggcttataagaaagatggggaaaagctttttagcaggacctgtagtaataggacaaggggtaatggttttaaactaaaagaggggagatttaggttagatattaggaagaaatattttaacgctgagggtggtgaaacactggcacaggttgcccagagaggtggtaggtgCCCCgttcctggaaacattcaaggtcaggttggatggggctctgagcaacctgattcagttGAAGATATCTCTGCTCACTGTAGGGGGTTGGACCAGAGGTCTTTCAcggtcacttccaacccaaaccattctatgactctatgaaataCTGTTGTTCACTCCCAAAGCAGGGACGTGACAGCAGCAAATGGTGACCTCATTGCCTCAATACTTCTTTGTGATCTTTTTCTCCAAAGGTCGGTCAGTGTTCTCCAATGGTAAGTTCTTGCCTTGTTACAGCAAAATTGATGGGGTACTCTTGCACTAAACAGAAACCAGGCTTCTCCTTGGAGGGCTTGATGTAACCTATATCATGAGTTCTACCACAGGTTGTGCCAATCCTGACTGTACATCAGGTATGGCAGAATGAGGACCTTgctgttgaaagaaaaatgtcttatGTGTGCCTGTGTGTTGTGTTCATGTCAAAATGGGAGTTGTATGGAAAGTGCAGGGGGCCTACATGAAAGCTatggaggggctttttatcagagagtgcaggtgcaggatgaggggcaacggttttaagctgaaagaggggagatttagattagatcttatgaagaaatttttgactgtgagggtggtaaggcactgttacaggttggccagagaagtcgtgtctgccccatctctggaggtgttcaaggccaggttggatgaagctttgagcaacctgatccagtgggagatgtccctgcccatggcaggggagtttgaactgaatgatcttcaaggtccgttccaacccaaaccattcttgaTTCAATGAAATTCACTGGTAACCTGCAACACGTTATTTGGTGCTTCTCAAACTTTCAGGGCCAGGTTCCAGTTGTGACCATGCATCTAGCCCATGGCAGAAGAGTAAATGCAGCCTCATTCCACTCATCTGGCTGTTTTCAGCCAGGAAGTTACAAAATAATTACCCTCTCCccttttactgcatttttttaaataaatcactgTTAGATGTGATTTCCTGAATTTCATGGGAGTTTGATCATCATCATGCAACATTAGGTTAGATTAGCTCTGGTGTTTTAGTATTCCTAGTAAAGATTTTTTAGATTCATGAGCAACAGGGCTCACAATTTGTCATGGTCATTATCTCTCTGATTTGTGTTCAGTTTCCATGCAGATGTTTCAGTGTACAGCTATTTCAGTTGCTATATAAATCCAATTATTTTGCCAATATATATTGACTGCACTGAGAATAATCTGAAGTTTCTGTcatcagtttcttttttctcttctagacTTCCACTGCATCACTAAGAAAATTTATTATCATGTGCTAGTAAGAGTCTTAGCAGTATGGCTAAAAAGGACAGATCCAGCAATTATGAAACTTGCTACGAAGTAAATGACGCAGTGCTCGTGTTTCAGAACATTTACTATTAGTTCTGCTaatgcaagtgaaaaaataaaaaaatgttttgtgagaCTGAAAAGTGGTTTATTTGAAAAGTGGTGTTTGTAAAGCTATCGTAACAAACACGCAACTAAATGTGTTTATTAGCTGACTTTGGAAGTATTTGTGTAACTATTTTTGTGTCTTTGGGTATGCcttaatatttctgctttgttcagAATGGTCTTGAGGTCATTCAGCGCTCCTGGGAACTTAAgctatattttttctattaaattatttcattctccCAAGTCCAATTTAAGTATAAACACAGTTTCCATACACAGCAAGTTTACAGTATCTCTGTTTGTTTATGTTAAAAGTTACCGGCTACCCAGGTCGGCTCAGCCAGTTAGATTGCCCTCTTCAATAAACATTCTAACACCACTTTAAGGTtatgagtgtgtgtgtgttttggggaaCATGTCATAGCATGTGATGGATTGCTTATTCCATTCTTGGTCTTAGGTGGGAAGCATTTGGAGTTCTGATGTGTCGCAGACCTCATCTTGATAATGTATGTGGAACAGTA contains these protein-coding regions:
- the NUDT14 gene encoding uridine diphosphate glucose pyrophosphatase NUDT14 isoform X1; the protein is MVRRSSVFTVLRVLLHKFSLGSSQREEDRRPHPAIAPQAGLQGRELPVALSWEPPRAAGPARLGRPGSALPGSSLARPSPLGCALLCLARLSPAHLALLCPHGSALPGSAHPDLPAQLDPSQLSSARLSWAQPGPARSALAQPCLLSWVLPSSAPPGPAQLGSVLRGSAQTAPSQLSSALPSWVLSGSALPGPAWPCPARLCPARLCPAQPRLCQAVPARSPLARLGPARSAVPTRPFPAQPCPAGSFPAQPRPCPAAAARASPLPPPPPPAGGRCPAGWRPSSCWRSSPAPPPSTCARSASATGSVSILIFNTSRQCFVVVKQFRPAVYMCEVERHHPQVFQNQDKESFCRLEDPLPASVGVTYELCAGIVDKPDLSLEEIACAEVLEECGYRVPITHLRRITSYRSGVGVTGSRQTLFYAEVTDQMRTGEGGGQPEEGELIEVVEIPLEESMKFAYDETLPKTMGVIFSFMWFQENIAPKLPKK
- the NUDT14 gene encoding uridine diphosphate glucose pyrophosphatase NUDT14 isoform X3, with amino-acid sequence MVRRSSVFTVLRVLLHKFSLGSSQREEDRRPHPAIAPQAGLQGRELPVALSWEPPRAAGPARLGRPGSALPGSSLARPSPLGCALLCLARLSPAHLALLCPHGSALPGSAHPDLPAQLDPSQLSSARLSWAQPGPARSALAQPCLLSWVLPSSAPPGPAQLGSVLRGSAQTAPSQLSSALPSWVLSGSALPGPAWPCPARLCPARLCPAQPRLCQAVPARSPLARLGPARSAVPTRPFPAQPCPAGSFPAQPRPCPAAAARASPLPPPPPPAGGRCPAGWRPSSCWRSSPAPPPSTCARSASATGRMALRSSGIL
- the NUDT14 gene encoding uridine diphosphate glucose pyrophosphatase NUDT14 isoform X2 translates to MVRRSSVFTVLRVLLHKFSLGSSQREEDRRPHPAIAPQAGLQGRELPVALSWEPPRAAGPARLGRPGSALPGSSLARPSPLGCALLCLARLSPAHLALLCPHGSALPGSAHPDLPAQLDPSQLSSARLSWAQPGPARSALAQPCLLSWVLPSSAPPGPAQLGSVLRGSAQTAPSQLSSALPSWVLSGSALPGPAWPCPARLCPARLCPAQPRLCQAVPARSPLARLGPARSAVPTRPFPAQPCPAGSFPAQPRPCPAAAARASPLPPPPPPAGGRCPAGWRPSSCWRSSPAPPPSTCARSASATGRSPENWYLQQWQECKA